A genomic region of Candidatus Methylomirabilota bacterium contains the following coding sequences:
- a CDS encoding DNA cytosine methyltransferase → MKTIPIIDLFAGPGGLGEGFAAFQTADGCQPFKIALSIEKDTYAHQTLVLRSFFRHFPPEAVPEEYYVYLRKADEPEPHRRSRLFDAYPEQARRAADTALFAELGVEDGLAVRERINRSLHGYTDFVLLGGPPCQAYSVMGRSRNRGNPGYNATEDKRQRLYVEYLQVLADHHPAIFIMENVKGLLSATLENQRIFERILEDLRSPCEAVAREGRSLADGRYRTRYNLLSLVQSGNGNTEDLHRFIIRMERYGIPQARHRLIILGVRSDLNAENVAALPESNPITVKEVISDLPQVRSGLSRQEDAPGRWRESVRQICSSPFMNGQAVAEGHSVIKAVKEAVESLSIKQLSRGGEFVTCRPHPQYRPDWFVDPRLQGVCNHTTRLHIPADLHRYLYAACYAGIRNRSPELRDFPAELLPEHKNTNQSIRDGAFDDRFRVQISDRPSTTVTSHLAKDGHYFIHPDPSQCRSMTVREVARLQTFPDNYFFCGPRTAQYIQVGNAVPPLLANQIAASVFRFLKECGLAE, encoded by the coding sequence ATGAAGACAATTCCGATCATCGATCTGTTTGCTGGTCCCGGCGGGCTTGGCGAAGGCTTCGCGGCGTTCCAGACGGCTGACGGCTGCCAGCCCTTCAAGATCGCCCTGTCCATCGAAAAGGACACATACGCCCACCAGACGCTGGTTCTTCGATCTTTCTTTCGGCATTTCCCGCCAGAGGCTGTGCCGGAAGAGTACTACGTGTACCTCCGAAAGGCAGATGAACCTGAACCGCACCGGCGCAGCCGTCTTTTTGATGCGTATCCCGAACAGGCCAGACGAGCTGCAGATACCGCTCTATTTGCGGAACTGGGTGTAGAGGATGGGCTCGCTGTTCGAGAGCGTATAAACCGTTCCCTTCACGGCTACACCGATTTTGTTCTCCTGGGCGGACCGCCATGCCAAGCTTATTCCGTGATGGGTCGGTCCCGTAATCGTGGGAACCCTGGGTACAACGCAACTGAGGATAAGCGCCAGCGGCTCTATGTGGAATACCTCCAGGTACTCGCCGATCATCATCCAGCGATCTTTATCATGGAGAATGTAAAAGGCCTGCTGTCTGCCACACTGGAGAATCAGCGCATTTTTGAGCGGATACTGGAGGACCTCCGGTCCCCTTGTGAAGCCGTTGCCAGAGAAGGACGCAGCCTTGCAGATGGCAGGTACAGAACGCGATACAACCTGCTCTCACTGGTCCAATCCGGAAATGGTAACACAGAAGATCTGCACAGGTTCATCATTCGAATGGAGCGCTACGGAATACCCCAAGCAAGGCACCGATTGATAATCCTCGGGGTGAGGAGCGACCTTAACGCAGAAAACGTCGCCGCGTTGCCAGAAAGCAATCCAATCACGGTCAAGGAGGTAATTTCAGACTTACCACAAGTTCGCAGCGGCCTGTCCAGACAGGAGGACGCTCCTGGTCGCTGGCGTGAGAGCGTCCGGCAAATATGCTCTTCCCCATTCATGAACGGCCAAGCCGTAGCAGAGGGGCACTCGGTCATAAAAGCAGTTAAAGAGGCCGTAGAATCTCTTTCTATAAAGCAGTTATCTCGCGGTGGGGAATTTGTGACGTGCAGGCCGCACCCGCAGTACCGCCCGGACTGGTTCGTTGACCCCAGACTTCAGGGGGTATGTAATCATACGACCCGATTGCATATCCCGGCAGACCTGCACCGCTACCTCTATGCCGCATGCTATGCCGGAATACGGAATCGATCTCCCGAACTGAGGGACTTTCCGGCAGAATTGCTGCCAGAACATAAGAACACAAATCAGTCTATACGAGATGGCGCGTTTGACGATCGTTTCCGTGTGCAGATATCTGATCGCCCTTCAACAACTGTAACAAGCCATCTGGCGAAAGATGGTCACTACTTTATTCACCCTGACCCTAGCCAGTGCAGAAGCATGACTGTCCGAGAGGTAGCACGACTGCAGACATTCCCGGACAATTATTTTTTTTGCGGGCCGAGGACAGCGCAGTACATTCAGGTTGGAAATGCGGTACCGCCACTGCTGGCGAATCAGATAGCCGCGTCGGTGTTCAGGTTCCTGAAGGAATGTGGGCTAGCAGAATAA
- a CDS encoding molybdopterin-dependent oxidoreductase translates to MDLDRRDFLKVSTAACAGLGLSGCVLKKLIESEEAEAPWPPGPESWVASVCQQCPGGCGIQVRVIDGTAVKIDGLPFHPVNRGRLCAVGQAGLQVLYDPDRIKGPMRRMGGRGSSNWQSLSWDEAIRLVAEKLAEIRRRDESHTVAILAGQPRGLMDRLLARFLDAYGSPNYIRNSCDGTAKAVLLTQGIDTLVGYDLEHSNFILSFGYSLVEAGWSPVLAHRIYGYLRQERPGVKAKIVQVEPRLSMTGARSDQWIPITPGTDGALALGLAYVIVREGLYDKRFVEEQTFGFEDWQDGSGASHLGFKSLLLKAYQLEEVSTITGVPVETIIRLAKEFAREKPAVALAERGASMHTNGLYTRMAIHCLNALVGSINVPGGVVLSEEVPLTPWPPVEGDALGLKGRLMPRIDHAGTSRFPIASHVFSQVPRSILRQDPYPINVLFLYYTNPIHSAPDAMGFAKAFEKVPFIVSFSPFMDESAQQADLILPDHTYLERWQDDPVNPMMKYPVLGIRRPVVKPSYDTRNTGDVIIGIAKAIGGKVAAAFAWDDFEGILKDAAKGIFHAGGTLFTAPFEEAQVKSLEERGWRPPRYKSFDEFWDQLVERGGWWDPAYQFVGGRRLFKTVSGKFEFYSQHLRRTLERVAAGKPVSELLRELKVTAREDQAYLPHYEPARFIGEAKDYPFYLNTFKSATYAGSRGASQPHLQEISRLPIGLPWDSWVEINPQAAKGLGIADGDWVWVESPLGKLKTRARLYPGAMPDVVNMPVGQGHKAYGRWAKGRGENPNRILGEERDSLAGFTAWYATRVKLSKA, encoded by the coding sequence ATGGACTTAGATCGTCGGGATTTTCTGAAGGTCTCGACAGCGGCCTGCGCGGGATTGGGTCTGTCGGGATGCGTGCTCAAGAAGCTGATCGAGAGCGAGGAGGCCGAAGCGCCGTGGCCGCCTGGCCCCGAGAGTTGGGTTGCTTCCGTCTGCCAGCAGTGCCCTGGGGGTTGCGGTATCCAGGTACGGGTCATCGACGGAACGGCAGTTAAGATCGATGGCCTTCCGTTTCACCCGGTCAACCGTGGCCGGCTGTGTGCCGTGGGGCAGGCGGGGTTGCAGGTTTTGTACGATCCCGACCGGATCAAGGGACCGATGAGGCGGATGGGCGGGAGGGGATCCTCGAACTGGCAGAGCCTAAGCTGGGATGAAGCGATCCGATTGGTGGCCGAAAAACTTGCCGAGATCAGGAGGCGCGACGAATCGCACACCGTGGCGATCCTGGCCGGCCAACCCCGTGGTCTCATGGACAGGCTCTTGGCCAGGTTCCTGGACGCGTACGGCTCTCCGAACTACATCCGTAATAGCTGTGATGGCACCGCAAAGGCCGTGCTGCTCACACAAGGAATCGATACCCTGGTTGGCTACGATCTCGAACACTCCAACTTCATCCTGTCCTTCGGGTATAGCCTGGTAGAGGCGGGCTGGTCGCCCGTTCTGGCCCATCGGATCTATGGGTACCTGAGGCAGGAGCGGCCGGGCGTCAAAGCAAAAATCGTTCAGGTGGAGCCCCGTCTTTCCATGACGGGGGCCAGGTCGGATCAGTGGATTCCCATTACGCCTGGCACCGACGGGGCCCTGGCCCTTGGACTTGCGTATGTCATTGTCCGGGAGGGACTCTACGATAAACGATTCGTCGAAGAGCAGACATTCGGCTTCGAAGATTGGCAGGACGGCAGCGGGGCTTCTCACCTCGGCTTCAAGTCCCTTCTCCTGAAGGCGTATCAACTGGAGGAGGTCTCCACAATTACCGGCGTGCCGGTGGAAACCATCATTAGGTTGGCCAAGGAGTTCGCAAGGGAGAAGCCGGCGGTGGCGCTCGCCGAGCGCGGGGCCAGCATGCACACCAACGGCCTCTACACCAGGATGGCGATCCACTGCCTGAACGCGCTGGTCGGGAGCATTAATGTCCCCGGGGGGGTGGTGTTGTCGGAGGAGGTTCCCCTCACACCGTGGCCGCCGGTAGAGGGCGACGCGCTCGGCCTGAAGGGACGCCTGATGCCTCGAATCGACCACGCCGGCACCAGCCGGTTTCCCATCGCCTCTCATGTGTTCTCGCAGGTTCCCCGCAGCATTCTCCGGCAGGACCCCTACCCGATCAATGTCCTCTTCCTCTATTACACCAACCCGATCCACTCCGCGCCTGATGCGATGGGGTTCGCGAAGGCCTTCGAAAAGGTTCCCTTCATCGTGAGCTTCTCTCCATTCATGGATGAGAGCGCGCAGCAGGCCGATCTGATTCTTCCCGACCACACCTACCTGGAGCGATGGCAGGATGATCCGGTTAACCCGATGATGAAATATCCGGTATTGGGGATCCGGCGACCGGTTGTGAAGCCGTCGTACGACACCAGGAATACCGGCGACGTGATCATCGGGATCGCAAAGGCCATCGGCGGAAAGGTCGCCGCGGCGTTCGCCTGGGACGATTTTGAAGGGATCCTGAAGGATGCCGCGAAAGGGATCTTCCATGCTGGCGGCACCCTGTTCACCGCTCCTTTTGAGGAAGCGCAGGTCAAATCACTGGAGGAGCGCGGGTGGCGTCCCCCCAGATACAAGTCCTTCGACGAGTTCTGGGACCAGCTCGTCGAACGCGGTGGGTGGTGGGACCCGGCCTATCAATTCGTTGGCGGTCGCCGGCTCTTCAAGACCGTCTCCGGCAAGTTCGAGTTTTACTCGCAGCATCTGCGTCGAACCTTGGAGCGCGTGGCGGCCGGGAAACCGGTGAGCGAGTTGCTCAGGGAGCTGAAAGTAACCGCGCGGGAGGACCAGGCTTACCTCCCTCATTACGAGCCCGCCCGGTTCATCGGTGAGGCCAAGGACTATCCGTTCTATCTCAACACCTTCAAGTCGGCGACCTATGCCGGAAGTCGTGGTGCAAGCCAGCCGCACCTCCAGGAAATATCCCGGCTGCCTATCGGTCTGCCATGGGATTCGTGGGTCGAGATCAACCCGCAGGCTGCGAAGGGACTCGGGATCGCCGATGGCGACTGGGTCTGGGTGGAGTCGCCGCTGGGTAAGTTGAAGACTCGAGCCAGACTCTACCCGGGGGCGATGCCCGACGTCGTGAATATGCCGGTGGGCCAGGGGCATAAAGCGTATGGCCGATGGGCGAAAGGGAGAGGGGAGAACCCCAACCGGATCCTGGGCGAAGAGCGCGACTCCCTGGCCGGATTTACAGCCTGGTACGCGACTCGAGTGAAGCTTTCGAAGGCTTGA
- a CDS encoding MtrB/PioB family decaheme-associated outer membrane protein, translating to MGALLGKRRFGQALLLAIALLLAAPAPGQAQQAQSEEALPWWVNWLNDRLPFSLGVTGVDIEGGYRTIGGNRSSAKFQEYRVLEESPFMDHLRLSLETKDKKQYVEFSTIDSFKQDQSYLFRAGQYGGYEVEVFWDQVPHLLSTTGRTLFNTTHEDSTVSLTLPPGVASTVQAATPATRASVLAGFLANATPVDLSFLTSKAGFGLKYNLTDSLDFGVRYTFTQKDGTIPFGAGFGSPGGNVVELPAPLFNRTHQIEAKTQYARPGWNIGLGYTASFFDQGIDNITFDNPLSATNSPTAAARGLTTMDPSNQAHNIFLTGGLSLPLQTRITGKVSYGWRLQDESFVSHTINPALAADPQLALPRNSLDGDIRTTLVTLNATSRPLAALPLTLNSGYRFYDFNNRTPEIVFPATTVRDTSLAVGPEVSTPFSYRKHNAHLDAGYPLLSDLHVNLGYEWERWDRDPNQREVPTSDEHFLKTSLDYTPIDWLLLRAAYRRSWRNIGNYNPQAHDAHVTTNIEGEAFVPDPLGQSILLRKFDEADRTRDRVEILASITPIETLSFTATYSLIRDDFGLSPLGLQDSRGWSLGGDLTYSPRSWLSFFVNYVREEFNYDQLSRSRAVVGDTVSDFSDFNWRSINRDKVDTYGVGADVSLIPKRLNFRLTYSFSDADTIINSFNPVTPTSGTVAQQATATAVRYPLSNTNLHTLIAALRYNLTRNWSLKGEYRFEQFREKDWATDAIGQSGLTNLSPTTDTFLGARFLQNYDAHIGAFTLRYQF from the coding sequence ATGGGCGCATTGCTCGGAAAAAGAAGGTTTGGTCAAGCACTGCTACTCGCCATAGCCCTGCTGCTGGCAGCCCCGGCACCAGGCCAGGCTCAACAAGCGCAGTCGGAGGAGGCTCTCCCGTGGTGGGTCAACTGGCTTAACGATCGGCTGCCGTTCAGCCTCGGCGTGACCGGAGTGGATATCGAGGGCGGCTATCGGACGATTGGCGGCAATCGGAGTTCGGCCAAGTTTCAGGAGTACCGGGTCCTTGAAGAGAGTCCCTTTATGGACCACCTTCGTCTCTCTCTGGAGACCAAGGACAAGAAGCAATACGTCGAGTTCTCGACGATAGACAGTTTTAAGCAGGATCAGAGCTACCTGTTTCGAGCAGGGCAGTACGGCGGCTATGAGGTGGAGGTCTTCTGGGATCAGGTCCCGCATCTGTTGAGCACGACGGGGCGAACCCTATTCAACACAACGCACGAAGATAGCACCGTGAGTCTGACCCTGCCACCTGGCGTCGCATCGACGGTACAGGCCGCCACGCCTGCGACCAGAGCCTCCGTACTGGCAGGTTTTCTGGCCAATGCCACGCCGGTTGATCTCAGCTTCCTGACCTCCAAAGCGGGATTTGGGCTGAAGTACAACCTGACCGATTCGCTGGATTTCGGTGTTCGGTACACGTTCACGCAGAAGGATGGGACGATCCCTTTTGGCGCGGGGTTCGGCAGCCCCGGCGGTAATGTGGTCGAGCTTCCGGCCCCCCTCTTTAACCGGACCCACCAGATTGAGGCCAAGACGCAGTATGCTCGGCCCGGCTGGAATATCGGCCTCGGTTACACTGCTTCGTTCTTCGATCAGGGCATTGATAATATCACGTTCGACAACCCCCTGTCGGCGACCAACAGTCCGACCGCTGCAGCCCGCGGCCTGACCACCATGGACCCGAGCAATCAGGCTCATAACATATTTCTGACAGGCGGCCTCTCTCTCCCCCTTCAGACTCGGATCACCGGCAAGGTGTCCTACGGGTGGCGGCTTCAGGATGAATCGTTTGTCTCTCATACTATCAACCCGGCTCTGGCCGCCGATCCGCAGTTGGCGCTCCCAAGAAACAGCCTGGATGGAGATATCAGGACGACCCTCGTAACGCTCAACGCGACGAGTCGTCCGCTTGCGGCGTTACCGCTGACGCTGAATAGTGGCTACCGCTTCTACGATTTTAATAACCGAACGCCCGAGATCGTATTCCCGGCGACCACAGTCCGGGATACGTCATTGGCGGTCGGTCCAGAGGTCAGCACGCCCTTTTCCTACAGGAAGCACAATGCCCATCTGGACGCGGGATATCCACTGCTGAGCGACCTCCATGTTAATCTGGGCTACGAGTGGGAGCGTTGGGATCGCGATCCGAACCAACGGGAGGTGCCGACCAGCGACGAGCACTTCCTGAAGACCAGCCTGGATTACACACCGATCGACTGGCTTCTGCTTCGTGCCGCCTACCGTCGAAGCTGGCGCAACATCGGCAACTACAATCCTCAGGCCCATGACGCCCACGTCACGACGAATATTGAAGGGGAAGCATTCGTGCCGGATCCGCTGGGGCAGTCGATCCTGCTCCGAAAGTTTGACGAGGCCGATCGGACCAGAGACAGGGTAGAGATTCTGGCGTCGATCACGCCGATCGAGACGCTGAGCTTTACGGCTACCTATAGCCTTATTCGAGATGATTTTGGCTTATCCCCGCTCGGGCTGCAGGACTCGAGGGGGTGGAGCCTGGGTGGCGATCTGACTTATAGCCCGCGTTCGTGGCTTTCGTTCTTCGTGAACTACGTGAGGGAGGAGTTCAACTACGATCAGCTCTCTCGCTCCAGGGCGGTGGTTGGCGACACAGTCTCTGACTTTTCCGATTTCAACTGGAGGAGCATTAACAGAGACAAGGTCGATACCTATGGGGTCGGCGCCGACGTCAGTCTGATCCCCAAACGCCTTAATTTTCGGCTGACCTACTCCTTCTCGGATGCCGACACGATCATCAACTCATTCAACCCGGTGACGCCGACCAGTGGCACCGTAGCCCAGCAAGCGACCGCGACCGCCGTTCGCTATCCCCTGTCGAACACGAATCTGCACACCCTTATCGCCGCGCTTCGCTATAACCTGACCAGGAACTGGAGCCTCAAAGGCGAATATCGATTTGAGCAGTTTCGGGAGAAGGACTGGGCGACGGATGCGATCGGGCAGTCGGGCCTGACGAACCTGTCGCCGACGACCGATACCTTTTTAGGCGCTCGGTTTCTCCAGAATTACGACGCCCATATCGGAGCGTTCACGCTTCGGTACCAGTTCTAA
- a CDS encoding transposase: protein MRHTLQTVGGQAIYALRKTIVEPVFGQIKAERGFRRFASRGQAKVTAEWLLICLTHNLLKLFRSGWTPQRA, encoded by the coding sequence ATGCGACACACACTGCAGACCGTTGGCGGACAGGCGATCTACGCACTGCGTAAGACGATCGTCGAACCCGTCTTCGGCCAGATCAAGGCCGAACGGGGCTTCCGGCGCTTTGCGTCTCGGGGACAGGCCAAGGTGACTGCGGAGTGGCTGCTGATCTGCCTCACGCACAACCTGCTCAAGCTGTTCCGATCGGGGTGGACCCCCCAGCGGGCGTGA
- the vsr gene encoding DNA mismatch endonuclease Vsr yields the protein MDRLSKERRGWNMSRIRGKDTSPEKTVRSLVHGLGYRFRLHRRDLPGQPDIVLPRLRAVIFVHGCYWHRHKGCRYAYTPKTRIEFWQRKFDDNVARDKQALKSLRKRGWRILLAWECQLSNKKALANRVIRFLAESERQADIALRNRENSSGNI from the coding sequence ATGGACCGCCTATCAAAAGAACGTCGCGGTTGGAACATGTCGCGGATTCGCGGCAAGGATACGTCACCTGAAAAAACCGTGCGGTCGCTTGTTCATGGACTTGGATACCGCTTTCGACTTCACCGCAGAGACTTGCCCGGACAGCCGGATATCGTCCTGCCACGCCTTCGCGCAGTGATCTTTGTTCATGGCTGTTACTGGCATCGACACAAGGGTTGCAGATACGCATATACGCCGAAAACCCGCATCGAATTCTGGCAACGAAAATTTGACGATAACGTAGCGCGCGATAAGCAGGCCCTTAAATCCCTTCGGAAGCGAGGATGGCGAATCCTGCTGGCATGGGAGTGCCAGCTTTCGAATAAGAAGGCCCTTGCCAACCGAGTGATCCGTTTCCTCGCGGAGTCAGAACGTCAGGCAGACATCGCCTTACGAAACCGTGAAAACTCATCCGGCAACATCTGA
- a CDS encoding cytochrome c3 family protein, with protein MKNLRLILVTGILVVASAGVYVPGSGAVSQPIQFSHKAHVKEIRCLACHPYYEQQASAGLPRLADCLVCHVGTQSKKPEDLTEEKKLAERAEKKEEIRWVRLYRLPDHAFFSHRRHVVLGKLECETCHGDIAAMDVPPEKPAQPIKMGWCVSCHRMKNASTDCNACHH; from the coding sequence GTGAAGAATCTTCGGTTGATCTTGGTCACTGGAATCCTCGTCGTTGCGTCTGCTGGCGTCTATGTGCCCGGATCTGGAGCAGTAAGCCAGCCGATACAATTCAGCCACAAGGCCCACGTCAAAGAGATCAGATGTCTGGCCTGTCATCCCTACTATGAGCAACAAGCGTCCGCCGGGTTGCCGAGACTTGCAGATTGCCTCGTGTGTCACGTGGGAACGCAATCCAAGAAGCCTGAAGACTTAACGGAAGAGAAGAAGCTCGCCGAGCGCGCCGAGAAAAAAGAGGAAATCCGTTGGGTCAGGCTCTACCGGCTTCCCGATCATGCGTTCTTCTCTCATAGGCGGCACGTCGTCTTGGGGAAGCTTGAGTGCGAAACATGCCATGGTGACATTGCAGCGATGGACGTGCCGCCGGAGAAGCCTGCACAACCGATCAAGATGGGGTGGTGTGTCTCATGCCACCGGATGAAAAATGCCAGCACCGACTGCAATGCCTGTCATCACTGA
- a CDS encoding 4Fe-4S dicluster domain-containing protein, translating into MARWGMVIDLDKCDGCQACVVACRVENNVPVVGPEQTEMGRAISWIEVLSVIEGEYPHVKIRFIPRPCMHCDRPPCTAVCPTGATYKNDEGLVAQIYPRCIGCRYCTNACPYTVKFFNWFKPEWPPQVHGFNPDVAIRPVGVVEKCTFCHHRLQKAKEQAKIEKRELREEDYVPACVQTCPTKAMYFGDLDDPESTVSRLSRSTRAFRLLEELGTEPKVYYLSEGEWYGGHKG; encoded by the coding sequence ATGGCGCGCTGGGGGATGGTGATCGATCTGGATAAATGCGATGGATGCCAGGCCTGCGTCGTCGCCTGCCGGGTGGAGAACAACGTTCCGGTTGTCGGGCCGGAACAGACAGAGATGGGTCGAGCGATCTCTTGGATCGAGGTTCTCTCTGTGATCGAAGGGGAGTACCCGCACGTGAAGATCCGTTTCATTCCTCGGCCCTGCATGCATTGCGATCGACCTCCTTGCACGGCGGTCTGCCCTACAGGGGCCACGTACAAGAACGATGAGGGACTGGTTGCGCAGATCTATCCTCGGTGCATCGGCTGCCGCTACTGCACCAATGCCTGCCCGTATACAGTGAAGTTCTTTAACTGGTTTAAACCTGAGTGGCCGCCGCAGGTGCATGGTTTCAACCCGGACGTCGCCATAAGACCGGTCGGCGTCGTGGAGAAGTGCACGTTCTGCCATCATCGCCTGCAAAAGGCCAAGGAGCAGGCGAAGATCGAAAAGCGAGAGCTGCGGGAAGAGGATTATGTTCCCGCCTGTGTACAGACCTGTCCGACCAAAGCGATGTATTTCGGCGACCTCGACGATCCCGAAAGTACCGTCTCTCGCCTGTCCAGGAGCACCAGAGCCTTCCGACTGCTGGAGGAGCTGGGAACCGAGCCGAAGGTGTACTACCTCTCGGAAGGGGAGTGGTATGGGGGACATAAGGGATAG
- the nrfD gene encoding polysulfide reductase NrfD, which produces MGDIRDSHESDLALFQPILQTGRWFTITAGALGAVVAWAIFAWLYQLTHGLGVTGLNRPIYWGLYITNFVFFIGISHAGTLISAILRLCQAEWRRAITRSAEVITVLVLFFGVGNVVLDLGRPDRALYVLWYGNPRSPLLWDVTSIATYLTASTIYLYLPLIPDIALLRDRVPKWRGLYRLLALGWTGSERQHRRLETAISIMAVIVIPIAVSVHTVVSWVFAMTIQPMWHSTIFGPYFVVGAIFSGIAALIIAMAIIRRAYHLEDYLKPVHFNNLGLLLLVMSLLWFYFTFAEHLTTYYGGEPREMAVFSAKLFGKYAPFFWAMVVTNFVVPLVILSNRRTRTVAGTVVASASVTVGMWLERLTIVVPSLANPRLPYARGLYMPTWVEWSMMAGFFSMFILLYMCFTKLFPIVSIWEIREGREKGLAETRERIESYLPPGEGVSRE; this is translated from the coding sequence ATGGGGGACATAAGGGATAGTCACGAGTCCGATCTCGCCCTTTTCCAACCGATCCTGCAGACCGGGCGCTGGTTCACTATTACCGCGGGCGCGCTCGGGGCGGTAGTTGCCTGGGCGATCTTCGCCTGGCTGTATCAACTCACGCACGGCCTCGGCGTCACCGGTCTGAACCGGCCGATCTACTGGGGTCTCTACATTACGAACTTCGTCTTCTTCATTGGGATCAGTCACGCCGGGACACTGATCTCCGCCATCCTTCGCCTGTGCCAGGCTGAATGGCGACGCGCGATCACGCGATCGGCCGAAGTGATCACTGTCCTCGTCCTCTTTTTTGGGGTGGGGAACGTGGTCCTCGATCTCGGGAGGCCTGATCGCGCCCTCTACGTCCTCTGGTACGGCAATCCGCGGTCCCCTCTGCTCTGGGATGTCACAAGTATCGCCACCTACTTAACCGCCAGCACGATCTATCTCTATCTTCCGCTGATCCCCGATATCGCACTCCTACGGGATCGCGTCCCGAAATGGCGTGGGCTCTACCGCCTGCTGGCCCTCGGGTGGACGGGGAGCGAGCGGCAGCACCGGCGTCTTGAGACCGCTATCTCGATTATGGCGGTCATTGTGATTCCGATTGCGGTATCGGTCCATACGGTCGTGTCCTGGGTTTTCGCCATGACCATCCAACCGATGTGGCATAGCACCATCTTCGGCCCATACTTCGTCGTCGGAGCGATCTTCTCGGGGATCGCAGCCCTGATCATCGCCATGGCGATCATCAGGCGGGCCTACCATCTCGAGGACTATCTCAAGCCGGTCCATTTCAATAACCTCGGCCTGCTGCTCCTGGTCATGTCCCTCCTCTGGTTCTACTTCACGTTCGCCGAGCATCTGACCACCTATTACGGCGGCGAGCCGAGGGAGATGGCGGTCTTTTCTGCCAAGCTGTTCGGGAAGTATGCTCCGTTTTTCTGGGCTATGGTGGTGACGAACTTCGTCGTCCCGCTGGTCATCCTCAGCAACAGGAGAACGCGGACGGTTGCCGGAACCGTTGTGGCGTCGGCTTCGGTGACGGTCGGGATGTGGCTGGAGCGCCTTACGATTGTGGTTCCGTCATTAGCGAACCCTCGGCTGCCTTATGCCAGAGGGCTGTATATGCCGACATGGGTCGAATGGTCGATGATGGCCGGATTTTTTTCGATGTTCATCCTGCTGTACATGTGCTTCACGAAACTGTTCCCGATCGTTTCCATTTGGGAGATTCGCGAGGGGAGAGAGAAAGGGCTAGCGGAAACGCGCGAAAGAATCGAAAGCTATCTCCCCCCTGGCGAAGGGGTCAGCAGGGAGTGA
- a CDS encoding DmsE family decaheme c-type cytochrome, with protein MKKRDAVTALLPLLAAVLLVGWACSRFSSPPSGPEGLHVQTASATGTDAPRPQWTGPPPGAKYVGRESCLECHQESDRRFHKTKMGRIMSVNPRTPQERRDCESCHGPGGPHVDAEGGAEDTLITFKKGAEPVEVQNAACVNCHEKGEHTFWKGSTHEVRGVACVSCHKVMESVSDRYNLAKPTAIEVCSQCHQTRRAQLQRSSHMPLREGKISCTDCHNPHGTATQAMLREDSVNENCYKCHAEKRGPFLWEHAPVVESCTNCHEPHGSTNPRLLKIRIPRLCQQCHIETRHPTSPYDPRTGTRFVINRGCINCHQKIHGSNHPSGHLFTN; from the coding sequence ATGAAGAAGCGTGACGCTGTCACCGCCCTGTTGCCCTTACTGGCTGCGGTTCTCCTTGTTGGATGGGCTTGCAGTCGATTCAGCTCACCGCCATCCGGCCCCGAAGGTCTTCATGTCCAAACGGCATCCGCTACGGGCACCGATGCGCCTCGGCCTCAGTGGACCGGTCCCCCACCGGGCGCCAAGTATGTAGGGAGGGAGTCCTGCCTGGAGTGCCATCAGGAGTCGGACCGGCGCTTTCACAAGACGAAGATGGGGCGGATCATGTCTGTGAACCCGCGCACCCCCCAAGAGCGGCGAGACTGTGAGTCGTGCCATGGTCCGGGGGGCCCGCACGTGGACGCGGAGGGCGGCGCCGAAGACACATTGATCACGTTCAAGAAGGGGGCAGAACCGGTCGAGGTGCAAAATGCCGCCTGCGTGAATTGCCATGAAAAGGGTGAGCACACCTTCTGGAAGGGGAGCACCCACGAAGTACGGGGAGTAGCGTGCGTATCCTGCCACAAGGTGATGGAGTCGGTGTCAGACCGGTACAACCTGGCGAAGCCGACTGCGATCGAGGTCTGTTCGCAGTGTCACCAGACCCGGCGGGCCCAGCTCCAGCGCAGCTCTCACATGCCGCTCCGCGAGGGGAAGATCAGTTGTACCGACTGCCACAACCCGCATGGAACTGCGACGCAGGCGATGCTCCGCGAGGACTCCGTCAATGAGAACTGCTACAAGTGCCATGCCGAGAAACGGGGGCCGTTCCTGTGGGAGCATGCGCCCGTCGTCGAGAGCTGTACGAACTGCCACGAGCCGCATGGCTCCACCAATCCGCGGCTCCTGAAGATCAGGATTCCCCGCCTTTGTCAGCAGTGCCATATCGAGACCCGACACCCGACGAGTCCATACGATCCAAGAACCGGAACGAGATTCGTCATCAATCGGGGCTGCATTAACTGCCACCAGAAGATCCATGGGTCAAACCATCCCTCAGGGCATCTCTTCACAAACTGA